Proteins found in one Camelus bactrianus isolate YW-2024 breed Bactrian camel chromosome 5, ASM4877302v1, whole genome shotgun sequence genomic segment:
- the SLC35F5 gene encoding solute carrier family 35 member F5 isoform X2, translating to MVCVFIMNRMNSQSSGFTQRRRMALGVVILLLVDVIWVASSELTSYVFTQYNKPFFSTFAKTSMFVLYLLGFIIWKPWRQQCTRGFRGKHAAFFADAEGYFAACTTDTTMNSSLSEPLYVPVKFHDLPSEKSENTNIDTEKSPKKSRVRFSNIMEIRQLPSSHALEAKLSRMSYPTVKEQESLLKTVGKLTATQVAKISFFFCFVWFLANLSYQEALSDTQVAIVNILSSTSGLFTLILAALFPSNSGDRFTLSKLLAVILSIGGVVLVNLSGSEKSAGRDTIGSIWSLVGAMLYAVYIVMIKRKVDREDKLDIPMFFGFVGLFNLLLLWPGFFLLHYTGFEDFEFPNKVVLMCIIINGLIGTVLSEFLWLWGCFLTSSLIGTLALSLTIPLSIIADMCMQKVQFSWLFFAGAIPVFFSFFIVTLLCHYNNWDPVMVGIRRIFAFICRKHRIQRVPEDSEQCESLIPMHGVSQEDGAS from the exons ATGGTGTGTGTATTTATCATGAACCGAATGAATTCCCAGAGCAGTGGTTTCACTCAGCGCAGGCGAATGGCTCTTGGGGTGGTTATTCTCCTACTTGTTGATGTGATATGGGTCGCATCCTCAGAACTTACTTCG TATGTTTTTACTCAGTACAACAAACCATTCTTCAGCACCTTTGCAAAAACATCTATGTTTGTTCTGTACCTTTTGGGCTTTATTATTTGGAAGCCATGGAGACAACAGTGTACAAGAGGATTTCGAGGAAAGCATGCTGCTttt TTTGCAGATGCTGAAGGTTACTTTGCTGCTTGCACAACAGATACAACCATGAATAGTTCTTTG AGTGAACCTCTGTATGTTCCTGTGAAATTTCATGACCTTCCAAGTGAAAAGTCTGAGAACACAAACATTGATACTGAAAAAT ctcCCAAGAAGTCTCGTGTCAGGTTCAGTAACATCATGGAGATTCGACAGCTTCCATCAAGCCATGCGTTGGAAGCTAAGTTGTCTCGCATGTCCTATCCTACTGTGAAGGAGCAAGAATCCTTACTCAAAACTGTGGGGAAACTTACTGCAACTCAAGTAGcaaaaattagcttttttttttgctttgtg tgGTTTTTGGCAAACTTGTCATATCAAGAAGCACTTTCAGACACACAGGTtgctatagtcaatattttgtccTCAACTTCTG GACTTTTTACCTTAATCCTTGCTGCATTGTTTCCAAGTAACAGTGGAGATAGGTTTACTCTTTCTAAACTACTAGCTGTAATTTTAAG CATCGGAGGTGTTGTGCTGGTAAACCTGTCAGGGTCTGAAAAATCTGCTGGAAGAGACACAATTG GTTCCATTTGGTCTCTTGTTGGAGCTATGCTCTATGCTGTCTATATTGTTATGATTAAGAGAAAAGTAGACAGAGAAGATAAGTTGGATATTCCAAtgttttttg GTTTTGTGGGTCTCTTTAATCTGCTGCTCTTATGGCCAGGTTTCTTTTTACTTCATTATACTGGATTTGAGGACTTTGAGTTTCCCAATAAAGTGGTACTGATGTGCATTATCATTAATGGCCTTATTGGAACAGTTCTCTCAGAGTTCCTGTGGTTGTG gggcTGCTTTCTTACCTCATCATTGATAGGCACACTTGCACTAAGCCTCACAATACCTCTGTCCATAATAGCCGACATGTGTATGCAAAAG GTGCAGTTTTCTTGGTTATTTTTTGCAGGCGCTATccctgtatttttttcattttttattgtaacTCTTCTATGCCATTATAATAATTGGGATCCTGTGATGGTAGGAATCAGAAGAATTTTTGCCTTTATATGCAGGAAACATCGAATTCAGAG ggttccAGAAGATAGTGAACAATGTGAGAGTCTCATTCCTATGCACGGTGTTTCTCAGGAGGATGGAGCTAGTTAG
- the SLC35F5 gene encoding solute carrier family 35 member F5 isoform X1 — MVPPRHHRGAGRPGALSSSPPFRLSSAKFSGSALEDIRKACKTRLQMVCVFIMNRMNSQSSGFTQRRRMALGVVILLLVDVIWVASSELTSYVFTQYNKPFFSTFAKTSMFVLYLLGFIIWKPWRQQCTRGFRGKHAAFFADAEGYFAACTTDTTMNSSLSEPLYVPVKFHDLPSEKSENTNIDTEKSPKKSRVRFSNIMEIRQLPSSHALEAKLSRMSYPTVKEQESLLKTVGKLTATQVAKISFFFCFVWFLANLSYQEALSDTQVAIVNILSSTSGLFTLILAALFPSNSGDRFTLSKLLAVILSIGGVVLVNLSGSEKSAGRDTIGFVGLFNLLLLWPGFFLLHYTGFEDFEFPNKVVLMCIIINGLIGTVLSEFLWLWGCFLTSSLIGTLALSLTIPLSIIADMCMQKVQFSWLFFAGAIPVFFSFFIVTLLCHYNNWDPVMVGIRRIFAFICRKHRIQRVPEDSEQCESLIPMHGVSQEDGAS, encoded by the exons ATGGTGCCGCCACGACACCATCGCGGGGCAGGAAGGCCAG GTGCGCTGAGTTCTTCACCTCCGTTTAGACTCAGTTCTGCCAAGTTTTCAGGCAGTGCCCTTGAAGATATAAGAAAGGCCTGTAAAACAAG ACTGCAAATGGTGTGTGTATTTATCATGAACCGAATGAATTCCCAGAGCAGTGGTTTCACTCAGCGCAGGCGAATGGCTCTTGGGGTGGTTATTCTCCTACTTGTTGATGTGATATGGGTCGCATCCTCAGAACTTACTTCG TATGTTTTTACTCAGTACAACAAACCATTCTTCAGCACCTTTGCAAAAACATCTATGTTTGTTCTGTACCTTTTGGGCTTTATTATTTGGAAGCCATGGAGACAACAGTGTACAAGAGGATTTCGAGGAAAGCATGCTGCTttt TTTGCAGATGCTGAAGGTTACTTTGCTGCTTGCACAACAGATACAACCATGAATAGTTCTTTG AGTGAACCTCTGTATGTTCCTGTGAAATTTCATGACCTTCCAAGTGAAAAGTCTGAGAACACAAACATTGATACTGAAAAAT ctcCCAAGAAGTCTCGTGTCAGGTTCAGTAACATCATGGAGATTCGACAGCTTCCATCAAGCCATGCGTTGGAAGCTAAGTTGTCTCGCATGTCCTATCCTACTGTGAAGGAGCAAGAATCCTTACTCAAAACTGTGGGGAAACTTACTGCAACTCAAGTAGcaaaaattagcttttttttttgctttgtg tgGTTTTTGGCAAACTTGTCATATCAAGAAGCACTTTCAGACACACAGGTtgctatagtcaatattttgtccTCAACTTCTG GACTTTTTACCTTAATCCTTGCTGCATTGTTTCCAAGTAACAGTGGAGATAGGTTTACTCTTTCTAAACTACTAGCTGTAATTTTAAG CATCGGAGGTGTTGTGCTGGTAAACCTGTCAGGGTCTGAAAAATCTGCTGGAAGAGACACAATTG GTTTTGTGGGTCTCTTTAATCTGCTGCTCTTATGGCCAGGTTTCTTTTTACTTCATTATACTGGATTTGAGGACTTTGAGTTTCCCAATAAAGTGGTACTGATGTGCATTATCATTAATGGCCTTATTGGAACAGTTCTCTCAGAGTTCCTGTGGTTGTG gggcTGCTTTCTTACCTCATCATTGATAGGCACACTTGCACTAAGCCTCACAATACCTCTGTCCATAATAGCCGACATGTGTATGCAAAAG GTGCAGTTTTCTTGGTTATTTTTTGCAGGCGCTATccctgtatttttttcattttttattgtaacTCTTCTATGCCATTATAATAATTGGGATCCTGTGATGGTAGGAATCAGAAGAATTTTTGCCTTTATATGCAGGAAACATCGAATTCAGAG ggttccAGAAGATAGTGAACAATGTGAGAGTCTCATTCCTATGCACGGTGTTTCTCAGGAGGATGGAGCTAGTTAG
- the SLC35F5 gene encoding solute carrier family 35 member F5 isoform X3, whose protein sequence is MVPPRHHRGAGRPGALSSSPPFRLSSAKFSGSALEDIRKACKTRLQMVCVFIMNRMNSQSSGFTQRRRMALGVVILLLVDVIWVASSELTSYVFTQYNKPFFSTFAKTSMFVLYLLGFIIWKPWRQQCTRGFRGKHAAFFADAEGYFAACTTDTTMNSSLSEPLYVPVKFHDLPSEKSENTNIDTEKSPKKSRVRFSNIMEIRQLPSSHALEAKLSRMSYPTVKEQESLLKTVGKLTATQVAKISFFFCFVWFLANLSYQEALSDTQVAIVNILSSTSGLFTLILAALFPSNSGDRFTLSKLLAVILSIGGVVLVNLSGSEKSAGRDTIGSIWSLVGAMLYAVYIVMIKRKVDREDKLDIPMFFGFVGLFNLLLLWPGFFLLHYTGFEDFEFPNKVVLMCIIINGLIGTVLSEFLWLWGCFLTSSLIGTLALSLTIPLSIIADMCMQKVQFSWLFFAGAIPVFFSFFIVTLLCHYNNWDPVMVGIRRIFAFICRKHRIQRVPEDSEQCESLIPMHGVSQEDGAS, encoded by the exons ATGGTGCCGCCACGACACCATCGCGGGGCAGGAAGGCCAG GTGCGCTGAGTTCTTCACCTCCGTTTAGACTCAGTTCTGCCAAGTTTTCAGGCAGTGCCCTTGAAGATATAAGAAAGGCCTGTAAAACAAG ACTGCAAATGGTGTGTGTATTTATCATGAACCGAATGAATTCCCAGAGCAGTGGTTTCACTCAGCGCAGGCGAATGGCTCTTGGGGTGGTTATTCTCCTACTTGTTGATGTGATATGGGTCGCATCCTCAGAACTTACTTCG TATGTTTTTACTCAGTACAACAAACCATTCTTCAGCACCTTTGCAAAAACATCTATGTTTGTTCTGTACCTTTTGGGCTTTATTATTTGGAAGCCATGGAGACAACAGTGTACAAGAGGATTTCGAGGAAAGCATGCTGCTttt TTTGCAGATGCTGAAGGTTACTTTGCTGCTTGCACAACAGATACAACCATGAATAGTTCTTTG AGTGAACCTCTGTATGTTCCTGTGAAATTTCATGACCTTCCAAGTGAAAAGTCTGAGAACACAAACATTGATACTGAAAAAT ctcCCAAGAAGTCTCGTGTCAGGTTCAGTAACATCATGGAGATTCGACAGCTTCCATCAAGCCATGCGTTGGAAGCTAAGTTGTCTCGCATGTCCTATCCTACTGTGAAGGAGCAAGAATCCTTACTCAAAACTGTGGGGAAACTTACTGCAACTCAAGTAGcaaaaattagcttttttttttgctttgtg tgGTTTTTGGCAAACTTGTCATATCAAGAAGCACTTTCAGACACACAGGTtgctatagtcaatattttgtccTCAACTTCTG GACTTTTTACCTTAATCCTTGCTGCATTGTTTCCAAGTAACAGTGGAGATAGGTTTACTCTTTCTAAACTACTAGCTGTAATTTTAAG CATCGGAGGTGTTGTGCTGGTAAACCTGTCAGGGTCTGAAAAATCTGCTGGAAGAGACACAATTG GTTCCATTTGGTCTCTTGTTGGAGCTATGCTCTATGCTGTCTATATTGTTATGATTAAGAGAAAAGTAGACAGAGAAGATAAGTTGGATATTCCAAtgttttttg GTTTTGTGGGTCTCTTTAATCTGCTGCTCTTATGGCCAGGTTTCTTTTTACTTCATTATACTGGATTTGAGGACTTTGAGTTTCCCAATAAAGTGGTACTGATGTGCATTATCATTAATGGCCTTATTGGAACAGTTCTCTCAGAGTTCCTGTGGTTGTG gggcTGCTTTCTTACCTCATCATTGATAGGCACACTTGCACTAAGCCTCACAATACCTCTGTCCATAATAGCCGACATGTGTATGCAAAAG GTGCAGTTTTCTTGGTTATTTTTTGCAGGCGCTATccctgtatttttttcattttttattgtaacTCTTCTATGCCATTATAATAATTGGGATCCTGTGATGGTAGGAATCAGAAGAATTTTTGCCTTTATATGCAGGAAACATCGAATTCAGAG ggttccAGAAGATAGTGAACAATGTGAGAGTCTCATTCCTATGCACGGTGTTTCTCAGGAGGATGGAGCTAGTTAG